One part of the Tenacibaculum sp. 190130A14a genome encodes these proteins:
- the gldE gene encoding gliding motility-associated protein GldE, which yields MEPDPESLQFILLSIDSLTILNCVALTLLLISSALVSGAEVAFFSISQTELDEVAEKTKGKSTVVRLLENPKKLLGTILITNNFINILIVLLFATLGEVFFAGLSDKVKLFIEVGLVTFLILLFGEVLPKVYATRKSLQFAGFMSKPILVLNTFLTPLSSVLIRLTSIIENRLGNRNNNLSVERLSQALELTSEDATTKDEQKILEGIVTFGNTETVQIMKPRTDVCAISDDTSFAEVLSIILANGYSRNPVYHESIDNIKGVLYAKDLLAHLNKKNFKWQSLIRESFFVPENKKLDDLLSEFQEKKMHLAIVVDEYGGTSGIVTLEDVIEEIVGDINDEFDDDDLSYSKLDENNFIFEGKITVKDFCRVLEEDEEKFEDDKGESETLAGFILEVSGKFPKKGEKINYNQYTFTIEVVDKKRIKQVKVTRNA from the coding sequence TTGGAACCCGATCCCGAATCATTACAATTTATTCTATTAAGTATTGACTCTTTAACCATACTGAATTGTGTAGCATTGACATTGCTTTTAATCAGTTCTGCATTAGTTTCTGGTGCCGAGGTTGCGTTTTTTTCAATATCTCAAACAGAATTAGACGAGGTTGCTGAGAAAACAAAGGGCAAAAGTACCGTGGTTAGGCTTTTAGAAAACCCGAAGAAACTTTTAGGAACAATTTTAATTACAAACAACTTCATCAATATTCTTATTGTTTTATTGTTTGCGACTTTGGGAGAAGTTTTTTTTGCTGGGTTGTCTGATAAGGTAAAACTATTCATTGAAGTAGGTTTAGTTACCTTTTTAATATTACTATTCGGAGAAGTTTTGCCAAAAGTTTATGCAACACGCAAATCGTTGCAATTTGCTGGGTTTATGTCTAAACCAATTTTAGTGTTAAATACTTTTTTAACTCCGTTAAGTTCGGTTTTGATTCGTTTGACCAGTATTATTGAAAATAGATTAGGAAATAGAAACAATAATTTATCTGTAGAGCGCCTTTCTCAAGCATTGGAATTAACCTCTGAGGATGCTACAACCAAAGATGAACAGAAGATTTTAGAGGGAATTGTAACCTTTGGTAATACGGAAACGGTACAAATAATGAAACCTAGAACTGATGTTTGTGCTATTTCAGATGATACTAGTTTTGCAGAAGTGCTTTCGATTATTTTAGCAAATGGATATTCAAGAAACCCAGTTTATCATGAAAGTATTGATAATATAAAGGGGGTTTTATACGCAAAAGATTTATTAGCGCATTTGAATAAGAAAAACTTTAAATGGCAAAGCTTAATACGTGAATCATTTTTTGTGCCTGAGAATAAGAAATTGGATGATTTATTGAGTGAGTTCCAAGAAAAGAAAATGCACTTGGCTATTGTGGTTGATGAATATGGAGGTACAAGTGGTATTGTTACCTTAGAAGATGTTATTGAAGAGATTGTTGGAGATATAAATGATGAGTTTGATGATGATGATTTGTCTTATTCTAAGCTTGATGAAAATAATTTTATTTTTGAAGGGAAAATCACAGTAAAAGATTTCTGTAGAGTTTTAGAAGAAGACGAGGAAAAGTTTGAAGATGACAAAGGAGAAAGTGAAACTTTAGCGGGCTTTATATTAGAAGTCTCAGGTAAGTTTCCTAAAAAAGGAGAGAAAATAAATTATAACCAATATACGTTTACTATTGAAGTGGTAGACAAGAAAAGAATTAAACAAGTTAAAGTTACTCGAAATGCGTAA
- a CDS encoding HU family DNA-binding protein encodes MTKADIVSKISDKSGIEKADVLATVEAFMEEVKGALESGDNVYLRGFGSFIIKTRAEKTGRNISKNTTIKIPAHNIPAFKPSKVFTEGVKAKVKVEK; translated from the coding sequence ATGACAAAAGCAGATATCGTATCGAAGATTTCAGATAAGAGCGGAATTGAAAAAGCAGATGTTTTAGCGACTGTTGAAGCATTTATGGAAGAGGTAAAAGGTGCATTAGAAAGTGGCGATAATGTTTATTTAAGAGGTTTTGGTAGTTTTATTATCAAAACAAGAGCAGAAAAAACAGGTAGAAATATTTCTAAGAATACTACTATTAAGATACCTGCACACAACATTCCTGCTTTTAAGCCTTCAAAAGTTTTTACTGAAGGAGTTAAAGCTAAGGTGAAAGTAGAAAAATAA
- the gldD gene encoding gliding motility lipoprotein GldD produces MRKILVLMLVMLMVSCDEETLPKPKGYLSLNYPQKSFKKLTLVKPYSFEIAQNTSQKNLPKNWMKVEYPELKASVDITYRPIKNNLRELLMEAEKLVFEHAIKADQITAPVEYVNPVKKVYGSLYEIKGNAASQIQFHATDSARNFLKGSLFFYTKPNYDSLLPAIEYIKADMIKMMETLEWKE; encoded by the coding sequence ATGCGTAAGATTTTAGTGTTGATGTTAGTGATGTTGATGGTGAGTTGTGATGAAGAAACTTTACCAAAACCAAAAGGATATTTAAGTTTAAACTACCCACAAAAGAGTTTTAAGAAATTAACATTGGTAAAACCATATTCTTTTGAAATAGCACAGAATACAAGTCAAAAGAATTTACCAAAGAATTGGATGAAGGTTGAGTACCCTGAATTAAAGGCTTCAGTAGATATCACCTACAGACCAATCAAAAACAATTTACGAGAGTTGTTAATGGAGGCTGAAAAGTTAGTGTTTGAGCATGCGATTAAGGCAGATCAAATAACAGCACCTGTAGAATATGTTAACCCTGTTAAAAAAGTATATGGAAGTTTGTATGAAATAAAAGGAAACGCAGCTTCTCAAATACAATTTCATGCAACAGATTCAGCTAGAAACTTCTTAAAAGGATCGCTGTTTTTTTATACAAAACCTAATTATGACTCATTATTACCTGCTATTGAATATATCAAAGCAGATATGATAAAAATGATGGAAACTCTAGAGTGGAAAGAGTAA
- a CDS encoding single-stranded DNA-binding protein → MAGTINKVMLIGHLGDEVKMHYFEGGNSIGRFPLATNETYTNRQTGERITNTEWHNIVVRNKLAEICEKYLSKGDRVYCEGRIKTRQYEVDGQKRYTTEIHVQDMTFLSTKKETSAPPAQTPGNTGTQSINQEPTASYNEDDDLPF, encoded by the coding sequence ATGGCAGGAACAATCAATAAAGTAATGCTTATTGGGCATTTAGGAGATGAGGTAAAGATGCATTATTTTGAAGGAGGAAACTCTATCGGGCGTTTTCCTTTAGCTACTAACGAAACATATACCAATCGTCAAACTGGAGAACGTATTACAAATACGGAATGGCACAACATTGTTGTGCGAAATAAACTGGCTGAGATCTGTGAAAAATATCTTTCAAAAGGAGACAGAGTGTATTGTGAAGGTAGAATAAAAACAAGGCAGTACGAAGTTGATGGACAAAAAAGATATACGACAGAAATTCATGTACAAGACATGACTTTCTTATCAACAAAAAAAGAAACAAGTGCGCCACCAGCACAGACACCTGGTAATACAGGAACACAATCAATAAACCAAGAACCAACAGCATCTTATAATGAAGATGATGATTTACCATTTTAA
- a CDS encoding ribonuclease E/G, with protein MKTELIIRSNSSDIDFALLRDGKLTELNKETNGNKFSVGDIFLAKIGKVMSGLNAAFVNVGYPKDGFLHYHDLGPQVQSLNKFIKKVSTGKYKEFTLKNFRSEEDINKDGSITDVLKSGQNLLVQIVKEPISTKGPRISSELSIAGRFLVLVPFSDRVSVSQKIQDNKEKERLKKLARSIKPKGFGLILRTVAEGKKVAELDKDLQNSLERWKSMCRRIPNQNTPTKILSELNRASSILRDVMNDSFTSIVTNDEALKLEIKEYLQEIYPEKEKIVKLHRSQTPIFEKYGIERQIKTSFGKTVSMSKGAYLVIEHTEALHVIDVNSGNRSNKAKSQEETALEVNLIAATEIARQLQLRDMGGIIVVDFIDMKSAENRQILYQHLKEAMSLDRTKHKILPPSKFGLVQITRQRVRPELHIKTREPNPSNGNNEVEAPIVLVEKMEGELERIIANNNNKNITLNVHPFIAAYLTKGVNSIRFKWFVRHKKWIKVLPRDAYQYLQYKFFFDKKKKKKSK; from the coding sequence ATGAAAACAGAATTAATTATTCGTTCAAATTCTTCTGATATTGATTTTGCCTTACTAAGAGATGGTAAACTTACTGAATTAAACAAAGAGACGAACGGCAACAAATTTTCAGTTGGAGATATATTCCTGGCTAAAATTGGTAAAGTTATGTCTGGCTTAAATGCTGCTTTTGTAAATGTAGGTTATCCTAAAGATGGTTTTTTACACTATCATGATTTAGGACCTCAAGTACAATCTTTGAATAAATTCATTAAGAAAGTAAGCACAGGTAAATACAAAGAGTTCACTTTAAAAAACTTTCGTTCTGAAGAAGATATCAATAAAGACGGAAGTATTACTGACGTACTAAAATCAGGTCAAAATTTATTAGTACAAATTGTAAAAGAACCCATTTCTACCAAAGGACCTCGTATAAGTTCTGAGCTATCTATAGCAGGTAGATTTTTAGTATTAGTTCCTTTTTCAGATAGAGTATCTGTATCGCAAAAGATACAGGACAACAAGGAAAAAGAACGTTTAAAAAAATTAGCAAGAAGTATCAAACCAAAAGGGTTTGGACTTATTTTACGTACTGTTGCCGAAGGAAAAAAGGTAGCAGAACTAGATAAAGATTTACAAAACTCGTTAGAGCGTTGGAAAAGTATGTGTAGACGTATTCCTAATCAAAACACACCAACAAAAATATTAAGCGAGTTAAACAGAGCATCTTCTATACTAAGAGATGTGATGAATGATTCTTTTACAAGCATTGTTACCAACGATGAAGCTTTAAAACTAGAAATCAAGGAATATTTACAAGAAATATATCCTGAAAAAGAAAAAATTGTAAAATTACATCGTTCACAAACTCCTATTTTTGAAAAATATGGGATAGAACGACAAATTAAAACATCGTTTGGTAAAACAGTTTCTATGAGCAAAGGTGCCTATTTAGTTATTGAGCACACCGAAGCTTTGCATGTTATTGATGTTAATAGTGGTAATAGATCTAACAAAGCTAAAAGCCAAGAAGAAACTGCATTAGAAGTTAACTTAATTGCTGCAACAGAAATTGCACGTCAATTACAATTACGTGATATGGGTGGTATCATTGTAGTTGATTTTATCGATATGAAATCGGCAGAAAATCGCCAAATTTTATATCAACACCTTAAAGAAGCGATGTCTTTAGACCGTACAAAACACAAAATTTTACCTCCAAGTAAATTTGGTTTAGTACAAATTACAAGACAGCGTGTACGACCTGAGTTACATATAAAAACTCGCGAACCTAATCCAAGCAATGGAAACAACGAAGTTGAAGCCCCAATTGTATTAGTTGAAAAAATGGAAGGAGAGTTAGAACGCATTATTGCCAATAACAACAACAAAAACATTACCTTAAATGTACATCCTTTTATTGCAGCTTATTTAACAAAAGGAGTAAATTCAATTCGTTTTAAATGGTTTGTAAGACATAAAAAGTGGATCAAAGTATTACCTAGAGATGCTTACCAATACTTACAATACAAATTCTTTTTTGACAAAAAGAAAAAGAAGAAAAGTAAGTAA
- the mutY gene encoding A/G-specific adenine glycosylase: MDFNNKLKYWYLQNNRELPWRKTKNPYHIWLSEIMLQQTRVAQGLPYYLKYIEAFPTVFDLAEASEEKVLKLWQGLGYYSRARNLHFTAKYVANELNGEFPTSYKELLKLKGIGDYTASAIASICFNEAAAVVDGNVYRVLSRYFGVATPINSTKGIKEFKELAQTLIDLDEPGVYNQAIMDFGALHCKPQKPLCDQCHIADSCVALEKGLVGTLPIKEKKIKVRKRYFNYLVLKTATGYTILNERKGKGIWQGLYEFPLVETQKSIETLEELVNCEDFQELSLNNTSISLFNEKEIVHKLSHQHLYTKFWVIELEKHAQANISWDVIKEYPVPVLIDKFLTNFQKNKI, from the coding sequence ATGGATTTTAATAACAAATTGAAATACTGGTATTTACAAAATAACAGAGAGCTTCCTTGGCGAAAAACTAAGAATCCTTACCATATTTGGTTAAGCGAAATCATGCTGCAACAAACGCGAGTGGCTCAAGGATTACCTTATTATTTAAAGTATATAGAGGCTTTCCCTACAGTGTTTGATTTGGCAGAAGCTTCTGAAGAAAAGGTATTGAAACTATGGCAAGGGCTAGGATATTACTCAAGAGCAAGAAATTTACATTTTACGGCTAAGTATGTAGCCAACGAATTGAATGGAGAGTTTCCAACAAGTTATAAAGAATTGTTAAAATTGAAAGGTATTGGAGATTATACAGCTTCAGCCATTGCATCTATTTGTTTTAATGAAGCAGCAGCGGTTGTTGATGGTAATGTGTACCGAGTTCTTTCAAGATATTTTGGTGTTGCTACCCCTATTAACTCCACAAAAGGAATAAAGGAGTTCAAAGAATTAGCGCAAACGTTGATTGATTTAGATGAACCTGGAGTGTATAATCAGGCTATTATGGATTTTGGAGCGTTGCATTGTAAGCCTCAAAAACCACTTTGTGATCAATGTCATATTGCTGATAGTTGTGTTGCATTGGAAAAAGGTCTAGTTGGTACCTTACCTATTAAGGAGAAAAAAATAAAAGTTAGAAAACGATACTTTAATTATTTAGTATTGAAAACTGCAACAGGATATACCATATTAAATGAAAGGAAAGGCAAAGGTATTTGGCAAGGGTTGTATGAGTTTCCTTTAGTAGAAACTCAGAAATCAATTGAAACTTTAGAAGAATTAGTGAATTGTGAAGATTTTCAAGAGTTATCACTCAATAATACGTCTATATCGTTGTTTAACGAAAAAGAAATAGTACATAAATTATCACACCAGCATTTATATACAAAGTTTTGGGTAATAGAGTTAGAAAAACATGCGCAGGCAAATATTAGTTGGGATGTGATAAAAGAATATCCTGTACCAGTATTAATAGATAAGTTTTTAACCAATTTTCAAAAGAACAAAATCTAA